The Arcobacter sp. LA11 nucleotide sequence GTTATGTAGTAAAGGGAATAGAGACTCCAAGGGAGTCTCTAAAAGTTATTTATTAATATTATTTGCTATTATGTCACCCATTTCAGCAGTAGTAACAACTTCCTTAGCATCATAAGCTGCTAAATCTTTTGTTCTATATCCATCTTTAAGAGCTTTCTTAATTGCTGTATCAATCTTATCAGCAGCTTCAGATTCTCCAAGTGAATATCTTAACATCATACCAGCAGATTCTATTGTTGCAATAGGATTAGCTATTCCTTGTCCAGCAATATCAGGAGCTGAACCATGAATTGGTTCATAGATTGCTGTTTTATCTCCTGTTGAAGCTGATGGTAATAATCCTATTGAACCT carries:
- a CDS encoding isocitrate/isopropylmalate family dehydrogenase; this encodes GSIGLLPSASTGDKTAIYEPIHGSAPDIAGQGIANPIATIESAGMMLRYSLGESEAADKIDTAIKKALKDGYRTKDLAAYDAKEVVTTAEMGDIIANNINK